A section of the Kribbella voronezhensis genome encodes:
- a CDS encoding YbaK/EbsC family protein gives MSAPVLGKLSWRPAAEVPELLAEPVRAALGDLPAYAVAIDPELADTAAFCAEYDVPMAASANCVIVHGKRAGESTYAAVMVLATHRADVNGVIRKHLGVRKISFAAQDDAVGSTGMEYGGITAIGLPAAWPVLVDEAVAQAGPVVIGSGIRGSKLLLDGGELAKLPNATVLELASPA, from the coding sequence GTGAGTGCGCCGGTGCTGGGCAAGCTCAGCTGGCGACCGGCCGCCGAGGTACCGGAGTTGCTGGCCGAGCCGGTTCGCGCCGCGCTCGGCGACCTCCCGGCGTACGCGGTGGCGATCGACCCGGAGCTGGCAGACACGGCCGCCTTCTGCGCGGAGTACGACGTACCGATGGCCGCGTCGGCGAACTGCGTGATCGTGCACGGCAAGCGCGCCGGCGAGTCGACGTACGCCGCGGTGATGGTGCTCGCCACTCACCGGGCCGACGTGAACGGCGTGATCCGCAAGCACCTCGGCGTACGGAAGATCTCGTTCGCGGCGCAGGACGACGCGGTCGGCTCGACCGGGATGGAGTACGGCGGCATCACCGCGATCGGCTTGCCGGCCGCGTGGCCTGTGCTCGTCGACGAGGCGGTCGCGCAGGCCGGGCCCGTCGTGATCGGCAGCGGCATCCGCGGGTCGAAGCTCCTCCTCGACGGCGGCGAGCTCGCGAAACTGCCGAACGCCACCGTGCTGGAGCTCGCCTCTCCTGCTTGA
- a CDS encoding GNAT family N-acetyltransferase → MENEISIVDAPDQSRYEARDADGNLMGFVDYKLGGPAIAFLHAETLPEYRGRGVAGQIAAKSLDDAREAGLRVKPACPFYKDYLASHPEYADLVDAR, encoded by the coding sequence ATGGAGAACGAGATCAGCATCGTGGACGCCCCGGACCAGAGCAGGTACGAGGCCCGGGATGCCGACGGCAATCTGATGGGGTTCGTCGACTACAAGCTCGGGGGCCCGGCGATCGCGTTTCTGCACGCCGAGACGCTGCCCGAGTACCGCGGCCGCGGAGTGGCCGGGCAGATCGCGGCCAAGTCACTCGACGATGCCCGCGAGGCGGGGCTGCGGGTCAAGCCGGCGTGCCCGTTCTACAAGGACTACCTGGCGTCCCACCCGGAGTACGCCGACCTGGTGGACGCGCGGTGA
- a CDS encoding MFS transporter, with the protein MSAEHALEEGKAIPSLVPARMDRLPWTRFHWMIVVGLGVSWILDGLEIQLVSLVGNVLKESATLSLSTAQVGLLASIYLAGEVVGALLFGRLTDKWGRRSLFIITLMVYLIASGAAGLTWNFWSLALCRFVAGMGIGGEYAAINSAIDELIPSRYRGRVDIGVNGTYWAGALIGSAVGLVFLNKDIIPIEWGWRLCFLVGPVMGLLIIYLRRHIPESPRWLMTHGKVEEAERTVDRIEETVRNQGGELRKVTDDEAINVVDYPPITYREIARVMLRDYRSRSFLGFSMMVTQAFLYNAIFFTYALVLKSYFGLNDSSVALYFFPFAIGNLAGPLLLGHFFDTIGRRKMILGTYSISAIVLFITALLFNAGSLNAASLTGLWCVVFFFASAGASSAYLTVSEIFPIELRGQAISFFFAISQLTGGVVAPFLFASLIGEGDNPARGPLTVGYIIGAAVMLIGGLIAWFFGVDAEGQSLENIAKPLSARERAGATRFQGTTPRLPSTDAQGRRITPVLPPEEQGVGRGQQPGADERPPTT; encoded by the coding sequence ATGAGTGCAGAGCACGCGTTGGAAGAAGGCAAGGCGATACCGAGTCTGGTACCGGCCAGGATGGACCGGCTGCCGTGGACGAGGTTCCACTGGATGATCGTCGTCGGACTCGGCGTCTCCTGGATCCTCGACGGTCTGGAGATCCAGCTCGTCTCCCTGGTCGGCAACGTCCTCAAAGAGAGCGCGACCCTGTCGCTGAGTACGGCGCAGGTCGGCCTGCTCGCCTCGATCTACCTGGCCGGTGAGGTGGTCGGTGCACTCCTCTTCGGCCGGCTGACCGACAAGTGGGGCCGGCGGAGCCTGTTCATCATCACCTTGATGGTCTACCTGATCGCGTCCGGCGCGGCCGGTCTGACCTGGAACTTCTGGTCGCTGGCGCTGTGCCGGTTCGTGGCCGGCATGGGCATCGGTGGTGAGTACGCCGCGATCAACTCGGCGATCGACGAGCTCATCCCGTCGCGGTACCGCGGCCGGGTCGACATCGGCGTCAACGGCACCTACTGGGCCGGCGCGCTGATCGGTTCGGCGGTCGGCCTGGTCTTCCTGAACAAGGACATCATCCCGATCGAGTGGGGCTGGCGGCTGTGCTTCCTGGTCGGGCCGGTGATGGGTCTGCTGATCATCTACCTGCGCCGCCACATCCCGGAGAGCCCGCGCTGGCTGATGACGCACGGCAAGGTCGAGGAAGCCGAGCGGACCGTCGACCGGATCGAGGAGACCGTCCGCAACCAGGGCGGTGAGCTTCGCAAGGTCACCGACGACGAGGCCATCAACGTGGTCGACTACCCGCCGATCACGTACCGCGAGATCGCCCGGGTCATGTTGCGCGACTATCGGAGCAGGTCCTTCCTCGGCTTCTCGATGATGGTCACCCAGGCGTTCCTCTACAACGCGATCTTCTTCACCTACGCGCTGGTGCTGAAGTCGTACTTCGGGTTGAACGACTCCAGCGTCGCCCTGTACTTCTTCCCGTTCGCGATCGGCAACCTGGCCGGCCCGTTACTGCTGGGGCACTTCTTCGACACCATCGGCCGGCGCAAGATGATCCTCGGCACCTATTCGATCTCGGCCATCGTGTTGTTCATCACCGCGCTGCTGTTCAACGCGGGCTCGCTGAACGCCGCGTCGTTGACCGGCTTGTGGTGCGTGGTGTTCTTCTTCGCCTCGGCCGGCGCCTCGTCGGCGTACCTGACGGTGAGTGAGATCTTCCCGATCGAGTTGCGTGGTCAGGCGATCTCGTTCTTCTTCGCGATCTCGCAGCTCACTGGTGGAGTTGTGGCGCCGTTCCTGTTCGCGTCGCTGATCGGCGAGGGCGACAACCCGGCCCGCGGGCCGCTGACCGTCGGCTACATCATCGGCGCGGCCGTGATGCTGATCGGTGGTTTGATCGCCTGGTTCTTCGGGGTCGACGCCGAGGGACAGTCGCTCGAGAACATCGCGAAACCGCTCTCTGCGCGAGAACGCGCCGGTGCGACCCGGTTCCAGGGCACGACGCCGCGCCTTCCCAGCACCGACGCCCAAGGTCGCCGGATCACCCCGGTGCTGCCGCCGGAGGAGCAAGGTGTCGGCCGCGGCCAACAGCCCGGGGCGGACGAAAGACCGCCCACGACCTGA
- a CDS encoding cobyric acid synthase — MGSLLVAGTTSDAGKTTVVTGLCRWLARQGVRVAPYKAQNMSNNSMVCADGAEIGRAQWIQAVAAGAEPEAAMNPVLLKPGSDQRSHVVLMGEPWGELTARGFLTERAELAKAAFAAYDDLTSRYDVVISEGAGSPTEINLRQSDYVNMGLAQHTRAPVVVVGDIDRGGLFASMFGTVALLSAADQALVSGFVVNKFRGDVSLLQPGIEMLEAVTGRPTYGVLPWLPELWLDSEDALDIPARRTAHDSDVLSVAVVRFPRISNFTDLDALAVEPTTSVFFTASPAEVRDADLVVLPGSRATTSDLAWLRSNGLADAVLARVAAGRPVLGICGGYQLLGGAIEDPFSVEGGGSHTGLGLLPVATEFAVAKTLARPAPTAYEIHHGSVRVVGDAEEFPGGCRAGVVWGTIWHGLMDDDAARHAFLGEVASLVGKAAPDGTVSFAALREARLDRLADAIDEHLNTNALLDLISAGAPADLPFIPPGAPT, encoded by the coding sequence GTGGGCTCTCTCCTGGTTGCCGGTACTACGTCCGACGCGGGCAAGACGACCGTCGTGACCGGGCTCTGCCGGTGGCTGGCGCGGCAGGGAGTCCGCGTCGCGCCGTACAAGGCACAGAACATGTCGAACAACTCGATGGTCTGCGCCGACGGTGCCGAGATCGGCCGCGCGCAATGGATCCAGGCGGTCGCCGCCGGCGCCGAGCCGGAGGCTGCGATGAACCCGGTGCTGTTGAAACCGGGCAGTGACCAGCGAAGTCACGTAGTACTGATGGGGGAGCCGTGGGGTGAGTTGACTGCGCGCGGGTTCCTCACGGAGCGCGCGGAGTTGGCGAAGGCGGCCTTTGCGGCGTACGACGATCTGACGTCGCGGTATGACGTGGTGATCAGCGAGGGTGCTGGGAGTCCGACCGAGATCAATCTGCGGCAGTCGGATTACGTGAACATGGGGCTGGCGCAGCACACGCGGGCGCCGGTTGTCGTGGTCGGTGACATCGACCGGGGTGGGTTGTTCGCGTCGATGTTCGGGACGGTGGCGTTGTTGTCGGCGGCCGATCAGGCGCTGGTGAGTGGGTTCGTCGTGAACAAGTTCCGTGGCGATGTGTCGCTCCTGCAGCCGGGGATCGAGATGCTCGAAGCGGTGACCGGGCGACCGACGTACGGCGTACTGCCTTGGCTGCCGGAATTGTGGCTGGACTCCGAGGATGCGCTGGACATCCCGGCGCGCCGGACGGCGCATGATTCCGACGTACTGTCCGTGGCGGTGGTGCGGTTTCCACGGATCAGCAACTTCACCGATCTCGACGCGCTGGCGGTGGAGCCGACCACGAGCGTGTTCTTCACCGCGAGCCCGGCCGAGGTCCGCGATGCGGATCTGGTGGTACTTCCCGGGTCGCGGGCGACGACTTCCGATCTTGCGTGGTTGCGGTCGAACGGTCTGGCGGACGCGGTGCTGGCGCGGGTTGCTGCTGGGCGACCTGTGCTGGGAATCTGTGGTGGGTATCAGTTGCTCGGTGGGGCGATCGAGGATCCGTTCTCGGTCGAGGGCGGCGGGAGTCACACCGGTCTCGGGTTGTTGCCGGTGGCAACTGAGTTCGCGGTGGCGAAGACGTTGGCGCGGCCGGCTCCTACTGCTTACGAGATCCATCACGGGTCAGTACGGGTCGTCGGGGACGCGGAGGAGTTTCCTGGTGGGTGCCGGGCGGGCGTCGTGTGGGGGACGATCTGGCACGGCCTGATGGACGACGACGCCGCGCGGCACGCATTCCTCGGCGAAGTGGCGAGTCTTGTCGGCAAGGCGGCGCCGGACGGCACGGTGTCTTTCGCGGCACTTCGCGAGGCGCGCCTCGACCGCCTGGCCGACGCCATCGACGAACACCTCAACACCAACGCCCTCCTCGACCTGATCTCCGCAGGAGCGCCCGCCGACCTACCCTTCATCCCACCCGGCGCCCCAACCTGA